The following are from one region of the Mycolicibacterium helvum genome:
- a CDS encoding MMPL/RND family transporter, with protein sequence MSHRIPDFIRRFSVVIALFWLGLAVVTNVFVPQLETVAEKHNVSLSPQDSPSLQAAKRIGKVFGEFDSDSSAMIVLEGDQPLGADAHHYYDGLIKKLEQDTKHVQHIQDFWGDPLTAAGSQSADGKAALVQLYLAGNQGESLANESVDSVRAIVNNSPPPPGLRAYVTGAAPLVTDQFEVGRHGTLKTTLITLGVIAVMLFWLYRRLTTVFFVIFTVMIELTASRGSVAVLANAGIIELSTYSTNLLTLLVIAAGTDYAIFLLGRFHEARYAGQDRVTAFNTMYHGTAHIILGSGLTIAGAVMCLMFTRLPYFNSLGVPAGIGVLIAVIAALTLAPALLVIGRHFGLFEPARPMRTQGWRRIGTAIVRWPGPILVVTVGIALIGLIALPNYKTSYDARGYMPASAPANVGYTAAERHFTQARLNPELLMIEADHDLRNSTDMILLERVAKAVFHTAGIAQVQAITRPLGTPLDHTSIPFQVSAGSLGQINNLPFQQARSADLLKQVGVINNSIDILRQQYALQQQSGEVTDEQTKAFQDTVTTAQDLRNKIANFDDFFRPLRNYFYWEPHCYDIPACAALRSLFDALDGIDALTDQLGNVAGSIAKLDALQPKLLALIPPQIQTQETNRDLTLTNYATNSGINDQAQAALQNSTALGQAYDASKTDDTFYLPPEAFTNPEFQRGMKLFMSPDGKAARMIITHDGDPATPEGISHIDSIRNAAQEAVKGTPLAGSKIFIAGTAATYKDIQDGAKYDLMIAGIAALSLILLVMMFITRSIVAAFVIVGTVALSLGASFGLSVLIWQDIFGIHLFWIVLALAIILLLAVGSDYNLLLISRFQEEIHAGLNTGIIRAMAGSGAVVTAAGLVFAATMASFIFADLRILGQIGTTIALGLLFDTLIVRSFMTPSVAALLGRWFWWPLKVRPRPASRMLQPYGTRQSVRQLLLWEDGDPIGKAQK encoded by the coding sequence ATGAGTCACCGGATTCCGGACTTCATCCGGCGGTTCTCGGTGGTGATCGCGTTGTTCTGGCTGGGTTTGGCGGTGGTGACGAACGTCTTCGTTCCCCAGCTGGAGACCGTCGCCGAAAAACACAACGTGTCGCTGAGCCCGCAGGATTCGCCGTCGTTGCAGGCCGCCAAGCGGATCGGCAAGGTGTTCGGCGAGTTCGACTCCGACAGCTCGGCGATGATCGTCCTGGAAGGTGACCAGCCGCTCGGTGCCGACGCCCACCACTACTACGACGGCCTGATCAAGAAGCTCGAGCAGGACACCAAACACGTCCAGCACATCCAGGACTTCTGGGGAGATCCGCTCACGGCCGCGGGCTCGCAGAGCGCGGACGGCAAGGCGGCACTGGTGCAGCTGTATCTCGCCGGCAATCAGGGCGAGTCGTTGGCCAATGAGTCCGTCGACTCGGTGCGCGCCATCGTCAACAACAGTCCGCCGCCACCCGGCCTCCGGGCGTACGTCACCGGCGCCGCACCCCTGGTCACCGACCAGTTCGAGGTCGGGCGTCACGGCACACTGAAAACCACCCTGATCACGCTCGGGGTCATCGCGGTGATGCTGTTCTGGCTCTACCGCCGCCTCACCACGGTGTTCTTCGTGATCTTCACCGTGATGATCGAGCTGACCGCCTCCCGCGGATCGGTTGCCGTGCTCGCCAACGCCGGCATCATCGAGCTGTCGACGTACTCCACCAATCTGTTGACGCTGTTGGTGATCGCGGCCGGAACCGACTACGCGATATTCCTTCTCGGCCGCTTCCACGAAGCCCGGTACGCCGGGCAGGACCGCGTCACGGCGTTCAACACGATGTACCACGGCACCGCGCACATCATCCTGGGCTCAGGTCTGACGATCGCCGGCGCGGTGATGTGTCTGATGTTCACCCGGCTGCCGTATTTCAACAGCCTCGGCGTGCCGGCCGGCATCGGCGTGCTCATCGCCGTGATCGCGGCACTGACCCTCGCGCCCGCCCTGCTGGTCATCGGCCGCCACTTCGGCTTGTTCGAACCCGCCCGCCCGATGCGCACCCAGGGTTGGCGACGGATCGGCACCGCCATCGTCCGCTGGCCCGGCCCCATCCTGGTGGTGACGGTCGGCATCGCCCTCATCGGTCTGATCGCCCTGCCGAACTACAAGACCAGTTACGACGCCCGTGGCTACATGCCGGCCAGCGCACCGGCCAATGTGGGCTACACCGCCGCTGAACGCCATTTCACGCAGGCCCGGCTCAACCCCGAACTGCTGATGATCGAAGCCGACCACGATCTGCGCAACTCCACCGACATGATCCTGCTCGAGCGGGTCGCCAAAGCGGTCTTCCACACCGCGGGCATTGCGCAGGTGCAGGCGATCACCCGCCCGCTGGGCACGCCCCTGGACCATACGTCGATCCCGTTCCAGGTCAGCGCGGGCAGCCTGGGGCAGATCAACAACCTGCCGTTCCAGCAGGCCCGCAGCGCCGACCTGCTCAAGCAGGTGGGCGTGATCAACAACTCGATCGACATTCTGCGTCAGCAGTACGCGCTGCAGCAGCAGTCCGGTGAAGTCACCGACGAGCAGACCAAGGCATTCCAGGACACCGTCACCACGGCCCAGGACCTGCGCAACAAGATCGCCAACTTCGACGACTTCTTCCGGCCGCTGCGCAACTACTTCTACTGGGAGCCGCACTGTTACGACATCCCGGCCTGCGCGGCGCTGCGCTCGCTGTTCGACGCGCTCGACGGCATTGACGCGCTGACCGATCAGCTCGGCAATGTCGCTGGCAGCATTGCGAAACTCGATGCGCTGCAACCGAAGCTGCTCGCGCTGATCCCGCCGCAGATCCAGACCCAAGAGACCAACCGCGATCTGACCCTGACCAACTACGCCACCAACTCGGGCATCAACGACCAGGCGCAGGCGGCGCTGCAGAACTCGACGGCCCTGGGCCAGGCGTATGACGCCTCGAAGACCGACGACACGTTCTATCTGCCGCCCGAAGCGTTCACCAACCCCGAATTCCAGCGCGGCATGAAGTTGTTCATGTCACCGGACGGCAAGGCCGCCAGGATGATCATCACCCACGACGGGGATCCCGCTACACCCGAAGGCATTTCGCACATCGATTCGATTCGCAACGCCGCCCAGGAAGCCGTCAAGGGCACACCGCTGGCCGGGTCCAAGATTTTCATCGCCGGCACCGCGGCCACCTACAAGGACATCCAGGACGGCGCCAAATACGATCTGATGATCGCCGGGATTGCGGCGCTGAGCCTGATCCTGCTCGTCATGATGTTCATCACTCGAAGCATCGTCGCCGCATTCGTCATCGTGGGCACCGTGGCGCTGTCATTGGGTGCCTCGTTCGGGTTGTCGGTGTTGATCTGGCAGGACATCTTTGGGATCCACCTGTTCTGGATCGTGTTGGCGCTGGCCATCATCCTGCTGTTGGCAGTGGGTTCGGACTACAACCTGCTCTTGATCTCCCGGTTCCAAGAAGAGATACATGCGGGGCTGAATACCGGCATCATCCGGGCGATGGCCGGCTCGGGCGCGGTAGTGACGGCGGCCGGTCTGGTGTTCGCGGCGACCATGGCGTCGTTCATCTTTGCCGACTTACGAATTCTCGGTCAGATCGGTACGACGATCGCTCTCGGGCTGCTGTTCGACACTCTGATCGTGCGGTCCTTCATGACCCCGTCCGTCGCGGCCCTGCTTGGCCGTTGGTTCTGGTGGCCGTTGAAGGTGCGTCCGCGCCCCGCCAGCCGGATGCTGCAGCCGTACGGAACCCGTCAATCGGTCCGTCAGTTACTGCTGTGGGAAGACGGCGACCCCATCGGTAAAGCGCAGAAGTGA
- a CDS encoding EAL domain-containing protein, protein MRFEGDGEPLSDEGPELPVELVRTLLGLLRTRLGLDTAWLSSFHDGMQTMEVLEGDTTAINISAGDRASLSDSYCVRVIDGRLPAIIPDTAANQTTAALPITGEWNLGAYVGVPVLSPAGATIGMVCAVSRQARPHLADIDLRVVKQIAELIGTLLESPNKGPDTTAAQRAAVRKVVYQRDFEVVFQPVHDVTSGKVVGVEALARFPHAPFRPDAFLAQAALLGLGIELETAILARVISMVPQLPQEVFVAVNISPGATLVVPWAQMLAGVDPSRIVLELTEHDAVLDYGALEEALEPCRSRGVQIAVDDVGAGFSSFSHVLELSPEFVKIDQSITRHIDADDARRRLAHAIAELAGQMGATVIAEGVENQGELDAVAAVGITAAQGFYLSRPRPIGHGFEPAEVTAEPADLLHAEVDLLGERRFGLALAHSPIGMAVVGLDGTFLRTNRALRVMLGYSKWELAELTFQEITHPDDLDADVSLLNDCLEGRRRSYRIDKRYIASDGRIVWGALTVVLVHASRDRPRYFVSQIVDVTAERIREAELARQAATDPLTALANRSAGWNRLERLQASESGYGVLLCDIERFKAVNAQHGHRTGDRLLVEVAGRLREAVSDRDTVARWGDDEFLVITDSVDESALALLAEQITDDLDCTPIPLGHRTQVTVGLTIGCAVHHPGDGRSIDSVLDSAYRALYEKRSSRR, encoded by the coding sequence ATGCGGTTCGAGGGGGACGGCGAGCCTCTCTCAGACGAGGGGCCAGAGCTCCCCGTCGAACTGGTCCGTACCTTGCTGGGGCTGCTGCGAACCCGGCTCGGCCTGGACACCGCGTGGCTGTCCTCGTTCCACGACGGAATGCAGACAATGGAGGTGCTCGAGGGCGATACCACCGCGATCAACATTTCGGCGGGCGACCGGGCTTCGCTGTCCGATTCGTATTGCGTGCGGGTTATCGACGGGCGGCTTCCGGCGATCATCCCGGACACGGCGGCCAATCAGACGACCGCCGCATTGCCAATCACCGGAGAATGGAATCTCGGCGCCTACGTCGGTGTGCCGGTACTCAGCCCCGCCGGCGCGACGATCGGGATGGTGTGCGCGGTCAGCCGGCAAGCCCGGCCCCACCTCGCCGATATCGACCTGAGAGTCGTCAAGCAGATCGCCGAACTCATCGGGACGCTGCTCGAATCCCCGAATAAGGGTCCGGACACTACCGCTGCCCAGCGCGCGGCAGTCCGAAAGGTGGTGTACCAGCGCGACTTCGAGGTAGTTTTCCAGCCCGTCCATGACGTGACCTCCGGCAAGGTGGTGGGCGTGGAGGCGCTGGCCCGCTTCCCCCACGCACCGTTTCGCCCGGACGCCTTTCTCGCTCAGGCGGCGCTGCTGGGGCTGGGGATCGAATTGGAGACGGCGATCCTGGCCCGCGTTATCTCCATGGTGCCGCAGTTGCCCCAAGAGGTTTTTGTGGCGGTCAATATCTCACCGGGAGCGACGCTGGTGGTTCCGTGGGCTCAGATGCTCGCCGGTGTCGATCCGTCGCGGATTGTGCTGGAACTGACCGAACATGATGCCGTCCTGGATTACGGCGCGCTTGAAGAAGCATTGGAGCCGTGCCGATCACGAGGCGTCCAGATCGCGGTCGACGATGTCGGCGCCGGGTTCTCCTCGTTCTCCCATGTCCTGGAGTTGAGCCCAGAGTTCGTCAAGATCGACCAGTCGATCACCCGCCACATCGACGCCGACGATGCCCGGCGACGACTGGCTCACGCGATCGCCGAGCTCGCCGGACAGATGGGCGCCACTGTGATCGCCGAAGGTGTCGAGAACCAAGGCGAACTCGATGCCGTCGCCGCCGTCGGTATCACTGCGGCGCAGGGCTTTTACCTCAGCCGGCCAAGGCCCATCGGTCATGGTTTTGAGCCTGCCGAGGTGACCGCGGAGCCAGCAGACCTGCTTCACGCGGAGGTCGACCTGCTCGGCGAGCGGCGATTCGGACTGGCACTTGCACATTCGCCCATCGGTATGGCTGTGGTCGGTTTGGACGGGACGTTCCTGCGCACCAATCGGGCCCTGCGCGTCATGCTCGGATACAGCAAATGGGAGCTGGCCGAGCTCACTTTCCAAGAGATCACCCACCCAGACGATCTGGACGCCGACGTGTCCTTGCTCAACGATTGCCTGGAGGGGCGCAGGCGTTCCTACCGTATCGACAAGCGCTACATCGCATCCGACGGTCGCATCGTGTGGGGTGCCCTCACCGTCGTGCTCGTGCATGCCTCCCGAGATCGCCCGCGCTACTTCGTATCTCAAATAGTAGATGTGACAGCCGAGCGCATCCGGGAGGCGGAGCTGGCTCGCCAAGCCGCCACCGATCCGCTTACTGCGCTCGCCAATCGGTCGGCCGGCTGGAACCGCCTGGAGCGGCTCCAGGCGAGCGAGTCTGGCTACGGCGTTCTGCTCTGCGACATCGAAAGGTTCAAGGCTGTCAACGCTCAACACGGGCACCGCACCGGTGATCGCTTGCTGGTCGAAGTCGCCGGCCGCCTGCGCGAGGCCGTATCAGACCGCGACACGGTCGCCCGCTGGGGTGACGACGAGTTCCTGGTGATCACCGACTCTGTCGATGAGTCGGCGTTGGCGCTCCTGGCCGAGCAGATCACCGATGATCTGGACTGCACACCGATCCCGCTCGGTCACCGCACCCAGGTAACGGTCGGACTGACGATCGGCTGCGCCGTGCACCACCCGGGCGACGGGCGCTCGATCGACTCCGTGCTCGATAGCGCCTACCGAGCCCTCTACGAGAAGCGGAGCAGCCGGCGTTAA
- a CDS encoding MFS transporter gives MGRAHGQRPTPARTVMPAILAVLFATGWAANHFTALLPVLAHREGLGRTAIDGAFGIYAVGLLPGLLGGGTLSDRWGRRPLLLTGAAVAGLGNLALLCWHDQTGVFVGRLIVGAGVGVAMSAGTAWSADIGGGSGSVLAGVSLTAGFGCGPVTSALLAQFTAAPVDVPFAVSVGLSAVAVLIGALLARTADASGRAASDRDVSPDAGSGQGVAAALGAALPLAVWVFASATVSMVTMVERMHYRFSGPLLPGMAAALTLTSGVAIQMVARRRGWGPSAGAAGALAAAIGFGAVAAAGATPPLAVFVAVALVLGIAYGLCLRQGLVDVETLSPPRLRGTLTGIFWAVTYLGFGLPVLLVTIEPAVGITTPMMVLSVVAAAIVVLRALRVSSAKRPAAHAVRDEAVRNASNF, from the coding sequence ATGGGGCGTGCACACGGCCAGCGGCCGACGCCGGCGCGGACCGTGATGCCTGCGATATTGGCGGTGCTGTTCGCCACCGGCTGGGCCGCCAACCACTTCACGGCGCTCTTGCCGGTGTTGGCTCACCGCGAGGGATTGGGCAGGACGGCAATTGACGGCGCGTTCGGTATCTACGCGGTCGGGTTGCTGCCAGGTCTGCTGGGTGGCGGAACATTGTCCGACCGGTGGGGCCGTCGGCCGCTGCTGCTGACCGGTGCCGCGGTGGCGGGCCTGGGTAACCTCGCGCTGCTGTGCTGGCACGACCAGACGGGAGTCTTCGTCGGTCGGCTCATCGTGGGAGCGGGTGTCGGGGTGGCGATGAGCGCAGGTACCGCGTGGAGCGCCGATATCGGCGGCGGGTCGGGTTCGGTGCTGGCTGGTGTGTCGCTGACCGCCGGATTCGGTTGTGGCCCGGTTACTTCCGCGCTGCTCGCCCAGTTCACGGCGGCGCCGGTCGATGTGCCGTTCGCGGTCTCGGTCGGCTTGTCGGCGGTAGCCGTGCTGATCGGCGCGCTGCTGGCCCGCACCGCGGACGCGTCCGGGCGTGCGGCATCCGACCGGGACGTTTCTCCTGACGCTGGCAGTGGGCAGGGTGTGGCGGCGGCGCTGGGGGCGGCGCTGCCGTTGGCGGTGTGGGTCTTCGCCAGCGCGACGGTATCGATGGTGACCATGGTTGAGCGGATGCATTACCGCTTCAGCGGGCCGCTGCTACCCGGTATGGCCGCAGCGTTGACGCTGACGTCCGGTGTCGCCATTCAAATGGTTGCCCGACGCAGGGGATGGGGTCCCAGCGCCGGCGCTGCCGGGGCGTTGGCCGCCGCAATCGGATTCGGCGCCGTCGCCGCTGCCGGGGCGACACCGCCACTTGCGGTCTTCGTCGCCGTCGCGCTCGTGCTGGGTATCGCATATGGTTTGTGCCTGCGGCAGGGCCTGGTCGACGTGGAAACCTTGTCGCCTCCCCGGTTACGCGGAACGTTGACCGGTATTTTCTGGGCCGTCACCTATCTGGGTTTCGGTCTGCCCGTGCTTCTGGTGACGATCGAGCCGGCGGTCGGCATCACCACGCCGATGATGGTGCTCAGCGTGGTTGCAGCTGCCATCGTGGTATTGCGCGCTCTGCGCGTGTCGTCGGCGAAACGCCCTGCTGCACATGCTGTTCGGGACGAAGCCGTGCGCAACGCGTCAAACTTCTGA
- a CDS encoding universal stress protein — MRLLIGYLATPGGADALALGVRLARTFGAELDICAVLPVPIPLNMEYQGELADQAEQWLDAALKSVPGDVTAHTHVSFHESFAEGISEEAERLGAAAIVVGGAGGGLAGGFSLGSVVNELLHSAPVPVVVAPRGIRHSDVERVRSVTCAVGMRPGAQHLLDIAVQVSTAAGTPLRLVSLVPLDQYGSRHEVGPEALRQQALDHAAHTLATARASLPEGFPVSVMVADGDTVEAAVEKLDWRDGDLIMVGSSRLAQPRRLFLGSTAAKMLRVLHVPLVVVPRQEG; from the coding sequence GTGAGACTGCTCATCGGATACCTGGCCACGCCTGGCGGCGCCGACGCATTAGCCCTTGGTGTGCGGTTGGCCCGAACGTTCGGCGCTGAACTGGACATCTGCGCGGTGCTTCCCGTTCCGATTCCCCTCAACATGGAATACCAGGGTGAGCTTGCCGACCAAGCCGAGCAGTGGCTCGATGCAGCGCTGAAGTCCGTGCCCGGCGATGTCACCGCGCACACCCACGTGAGCTTCCACGAGTCCTTTGCCGAGGGAATCAGCGAGGAGGCCGAGCGGTTGGGCGCCGCGGCGATTGTCGTCGGCGGCGCCGGCGGTGGCCTGGCCGGGGGATTCTCGCTGGGCTCGGTGGTCAATGAACTCTTGCACTCGGCTCCGGTCCCCGTCGTCGTCGCGCCGCGGGGTATCCGGCACTCGGACGTCGAGCGGGTCCGCAGTGTCACCTGCGCCGTCGGTATGCGACCGGGTGCCCAGCATCTCCTCGACATCGCGGTCCAGGTGAGCACCGCGGCGGGCACCCCACTGCGATTGGTGTCGCTCGTTCCACTCGATCAGTACGGCTCGAGGCATGAGGTCGGTCCCGAGGCGCTCCGGCAACAAGCGCTCGACCATGCCGCCCACACCTTGGCGACCGCGAGGGCTTCGCTGCCCGAGGGGTTTCCCGTCTCGGTGATGGTGGCTGACGGCGACACGGTGGAGGCGGCGGTGGAGAAACTCGACTGGCGCGACGGTGATCTCATCATGGTCGGCTCCAGCAGGCTGGCCCAGCCCAGGCGGCTGTTCCTTGGCTCGACGGCAGCGAAGATGCTGCGGGTCTTGCACGTCCCACTCGTGGTTGTTCCCCGTCAGGAAGGGTAA
- a CDS encoding APC family permease yields the protein MTVFDTFGIVSGETDGVVPLAYLVALVAMVFTAISYGRMTRVYPSAGSAYTYASETIHPNFGFVVGWSSLLDYLLLPMVNAVIARIYFESFFPSAPAWIFVVAYVAGITALNYLSMKGTSRVNGILVVFQVVLIGAFLVLASVALSKGVGHGTIFTLDPLVHEGVQMQAVIAGATVVCFSFIGFDAITMYAEEAKSPDVVPRAIVLALLIGGAIFFAAAWFSQSVFPTLDGFEITDDTLPEMALKVGGMLFKVFFVSAALAAVVASSLASHASVARMIYVMGRNGKGRFGRFLSYIHPSFLTPTHAVLIVGVVSLLAVKFTLEFASSMINFGALIAFTVVNLTIIVFFAFRLKRRHTPKEIFTNIVLPAIGMVLTGALWVNLHFDALLYGGIWLGIGIIVLVYLTKGFREQLTMRIEEETLAEEGTPVTHIKHGRE from the coding sequence ATGACGGTCTTCGATACGTTCGGGATCGTCTCGGGGGAGACCGACGGGGTGGTGCCGCTGGCCTACCTTGTCGCCCTGGTCGCGATGGTGTTTACCGCGATCAGCTACGGCCGGATGACACGCGTGTATCCGTCGGCAGGCTCGGCATACACCTACGCCTCGGAGACGATCCATCCGAACTTCGGATTCGTGGTCGGCTGGTCCTCCCTGTTGGATTATCTGTTGCTACCGATGGTGAATGCGGTCATCGCACGCATCTACTTCGAATCCTTCTTCCCGTCGGCGCCGGCATGGATTTTCGTCGTCGCCTACGTCGCCGGCATCACGGCCCTGAATTACCTGAGCATGAAGGGCACGTCGCGGGTCAACGGCATCCTGGTGGTCTTCCAGGTGGTGCTCATCGGGGCGTTTCTGGTGCTGGCATCGGTGGCGCTGAGCAAGGGCGTCGGCCACGGCACGATCTTCACCCTCGACCCGCTCGTTCACGAGGGCGTCCAGATGCAGGCGGTGATCGCTGGGGCGACCGTGGTGTGCTTCTCGTTCATCGGCTTTGACGCGATCACGATGTACGCGGAGGAAGCCAAATCGCCCGATGTCGTGCCCAGGGCCATCGTGCTGGCATTGCTCATCGGCGGCGCCATCTTCTTCGCGGCCGCGTGGTTCAGTCAGTCGGTGTTCCCGACCCTCGATGGTTTCGAAATCACCGACGACACGCTGCCGGAGATGGCGCTGAAGGTCGGCGGCATGCTGTTCAAGGTCTTCTTCGTGTCAGCGGCTCTGGCAGCGGTCGTCGCGTCGAGCCTCGCCTCGCATGCCAGCGTGGCGCGGATGATTTACGTGATGGGCCGCAACGGCAAGGGCCGATTCGGCCGGTTCCTGTCCTACATCCACCCGAGCTTCCTCACCCCGACCCATGCCGTCCTCATCGTCGGCGTCGTGTCACTGCTGGCGGTGAAATTCACCCTCGAGTTCGCATCATCGATGATCAACTTTGGTGCGCTCATCGCCTTCACCGTGGTGAACCTGACCATCATCGTGTTTTTCGCCTTCCGGCTGAAACGACGGCACACGCCGAAGGAGATCTTCACCAACATCGTCCTTCCGGCGATCGGCATGGTGCTGACCGGGGCGCTGTGGGTCAACCTGCATTTCGATGCGCTGTTGTACGGCGGGATCTGGCTGGGCATCGGGATCATCGTGCTGGTGTATCTGACCAAGGGCTTCCGCGAGCAGCTGACCATGCGTATCGAGGAAGAGACGCTCGCCGAGGAAGGCACGCCGGTCACCCACATCAAGCACGGGCGGGAGTGA
- a CDS encoding fused (3R)-hydroxyacyl-ACP dehydratase subunits HadA/HadB: MTAPADTSPLEARVGHYYQMDGTYLVGREKLREYARAVQDYHPAHWDVAAAAELGYSDVIAPLTFTSAPGMQCNRRMFEEIVVGYDTYLQTEEVFEQHRPIVAGDELVIDVELTSVRRTAGRDFITVTNTFTDADGERVHTLHTTVVGVTGEDIDAGVKAAVQKAMMHDMNILDIPGSDGAYEKEVRPAGEIRISQGGLTRTPGTPSFDAVNVGDELTVHHTRLSRGDLVNYAGVAGDANPIHWDEEIAKLAGLPDVIAHGMLTMGLGAGFHSTWSGDPGAVTRFAVRLSQPAVVSAKEGADIEFSGKIKSLDPETRSGVVLVGAKSGGRKIFGLATMGVRFR; the protein is encoded by the coding sequence ATGACTGCACCAGCAGATACGTCGCCGCTTGAAGCTCGGGTCGGCCACTACTACCAGATGGACGGCACCTACCTGGTCGGCCGCGAGAAGCTGCGCGAATACGCCCGCGCGGTGCAGGACTACCACCCCGCGCACTGGGATGTTGCCGCCGCTGCTGAGCTGGGCTATTCGGACGTCATCGCGCCCCTGACGTTCACCTCGGCGCCGGGCATGCAATGCAATCGCCGCATGTTCGAAGAGATCGTCGTCGGTTACGACACCTATCTGCAGACCGAAGAGGTTTTCGAGCAACACCGCCCGATCGTGGCCGGTGACGAACTGGTCATCGACGTCGAGCTGACCTCCGTCCGCCGGACCGCGGGCCGAGATTTCATCACCGTCACGAACACCTTCACCGACGCCGACGGTGAGCGGGTGCACACCCTGCACACGACGGTCGTCGGCGTGACCGGCGAGGACATCGACGCCGGGGTCAAGGCGGCCGTGCAGAAGGCGATGATGCACGACATGAACATCCTCGACATTCCCGGATCGGATGGCGCATACGAGAAAGAGGTGCGGCCGGCCGGCGAGATTCGGATCTCGCAGGGTGGGTTGACCCGCACGCCGGGGACACCGTCTTTCGACGCCGTCAACGTCGGCGACGAGTTGACGGTGCACCACACCCGGCTCTCGCGCGGCGATTTGGTGAATTACGCCGGGGTGGCCGGCGACGCCAATCCGATTCACTGGGACGAGGAGATCGCCAAGCTGGCCGGGCTGCCCGATGTGATCGCCCACGGCATGCTCACCATGGGCTTGGGTGCGGGTTTTCACTCCACGTGGTCGGGTGACCCCGGTGCGGTGACCCGCTTTGCGGTGCGGCTGTCCCAGCCCGCTGTCGTCTCTGCCAAGGAGGGCGCCGACATCGAGTTCAGCGGCAAGATCAAATCGCTGGATCCTGAAACCCGTTCGGGTGTGGTGCTTGTCGGCGCAAAGTCCGGCGGGCGCAAAATCTTTGGGCTAGCGACGATGGGCGTGCGGTTCCGCTGA
- a CDS encoding DUF732 domain-containing protein: MTGAPTACPYCGADLDGTGTCARCGGVTTPLALTGWRPDPTARHEGRYYVAGRPTQRVRNGRAESSDPTGGQMLPAYVEVPAARSSIRSTWLATGVTTAVIVMVGAVIGALLWARHRPATPPDTDYIQALETAGLMNQFNSEANAVAHGHDVCTQLEHGGPQQGLLADKIAVDAFCPQFNQGFRILDSAKISGVFVLTDSLGTGSIEADGQTCHGTDGYADIGRTTAVTVKNGKGEVLTSTSLGPGTGNSATCTFSFTFPITEGQDRYVVSVGRRGEFSYSFEQLRSHGVQIRLGR, encoded by the coding sequence ATGACCGGAGCGCCGACGGCCTGCCCTTATTGCGGGGCTGACCTCGACGGCACTGGCACGTGCGCGCGTTGCGGAGGGGTGACGACGCCTCTTGCTTTGACCGGATGGCGCCCGGATCCGACTGCCCGCCACGAAGGGCGGTATTACGTCGCGGGTCGGCCGACTCAGCGAGTACGCAACGGTCGGGCCGAATCCAGTGACCCCACCGGTGGGCAGATGCTGCCCGCCTACGTCGAAGTGCCGGCCGCGCGATCGAGTATTCGATCGACCTGGCTGGCGACCGGTGTGACGACCGCGGTGATCGTGATGGTGGGCGCGGTGATCGGCGCGCTGCTGTGGGCACGACACCGGCCAGCGACGCCGCCCGACACTGACTACATCCAGGCACTGGAAACCGCGGGACTGATGAATCAATTCAATTCCGAGGCCAATGCCGTCGCCCATGGGCATGACGTATGCACTCAGCTGGAACATGGCGGGCCGCAACAGGGACTGCTGGCCGACAAGATCGCCGTCGACGCGTTCTGCCCGCAATTCAACCAGGGTTTCCGCATTCTCGACTCAGCCAAGATCTCGGGGGTTTTCGTCCTCACGGACAGCCTCGGCACCGGTTCGATCGAAGCCGACGGACAAACGTGCCACGGAACGGACGGGTACGCCGACATCGGCCGCACCACTGCGGTGACGGTCAAGAACGGCAAGGGCGAAGTCCTCACGTCGACATCGCTTGGCCCCGGGACGGGGAACAGTGCGACGTGCACGTTCTCGTTCACCTTCCCCATCACCGAGGGTCAAGACCGCTACGTCGTATCCGTCGGCCGCCGAGGCGAATTCAGCTACAGCTTCGAGCAACTGCGGTCCCACGGCGTTCAGATACGGCTTGGTCGCTAG